One window of the Zea mays cultivar B73 chromosome 3, Zm-B73-REFERENCE-NAM-5.0, whole genome shotgun sequence genome contains the following:
- the LOC103650249 gene encoding putrescine hydroxycinnamoyltransferase 2 → MTKMEVVETAMVVTPSEEMRRQGLWLSNLDLQSPHIYTTVLNYYPAPAGRPEHGGGACDPERLKVALARALVPFYPLAGRLCLGEDGRRYVDCNGEGVRFFVARADVTGPELFKDYQPSPEVTETFVPDMPPEELPCMVALFQLTFLKCGGVVLSSSFHHAVVDGTSLFHFMQSWSRLARGLDAAEAVGPQAPFHDRTSLRARAPPLQQMGAPPAPAAHSLNFAATSCPRAFVARVYPFPHTLVHELTSRCCGSGATGVSRFAAVTAQSGAACASLGGWHRPPTPTWA, encoded by the coding sequence ATGACGAAGATGGAGGTGGTGGAGACGGCGATGGTGGTGACGCCGAGCGAGGAGATGCGCCGACAGGGTCTGTGGCTGTCCAACCTAGATCTCCAATCTCCCCACATCTACACGACGGTCCTCAACTACTACCCAGCTCCAGCAGGGCGCCCAGAGCACGGGGGCGGCGCGTGCGACCCTGAGCGGCTCAAGGTGGCGCTGGCCAGGGCGCTGGTGCCGTTCTACCCTCTGGCCGGGCGGCTCTGCCTGGGAGAGGATGGCCGGCGGTATGTCGACTGCAACGGAGAGGGCGTGCGATTCTTTGTTGCCCGTGCGGACGTGACTGGCCCGGAGCTGTTCAAAGACTACCAGCCGTCGCCGGAGGTGACGGAGACATTCGTGCCAGACATGCCGCCCGAGGAGCTCCCCTGCATGGTGGCCTTGTTTCAGCTGACCTTCCTCAAGTGTGGCGGCGTGGTGCTGTCCTCAAGCTTCCACCACGCAGTCGTAGACGGCACCAGCCTATTCCACTTCATGCAGTCATGGTCCAGGCTAGCCCGAGGCCTCGACGCGGCCGAGGCTGTCGGGCCACAGGCGCCGTTCCACGACCGGACCTCCCTCCGCGCGCGCGCACCGCCGCTCCAGCAGATGGGTGCACCACCAGCACCAGCAGCCCACTCACTGAACTTCGCCGCCACCAGCTGCCCCCGCGCTTTCGTCGCCCGCGTCTACCCGTTCCCGCACACTCTCGTCCACGAGCTCACGTCGCGATGCTGCGGATCCGGAGCCACCGGCGTCTCCAGGTTCGCCGCCGTCACCGCGCAATCTGGCGCTGCATGTGCGTCGCTCGGCGGCTGGCACCGGCCTCCGACACCCACCTGGGCGTGA